In Accipiter gentilis chromosome 17, bAccGen1.1, whole genome shotgun sequence, one DNA window encodes the following:
- the FSHB gene encoding follitropin subunit beta, protein MKTVNFYMLLFCWKAICCNSCQLTNITIAVEREECEFCITVNATWCSGYCFTRDPVYKYPPVSSVQQTCTFKEVVYETVKIPGCGDHPESFYSYPVATECHCETCDTDSTDCTVRGLGPSYCSFSQNGSNQ, encoded by the exons ATGAAGACAGTTAATTTTTACATGCTGTTATTTTGCTGGAAAGCAATTTGTTGCAATAGCTGTCAGCTCACCAATATTACTATAGCAGTAGAAAGAGAAGAATGTGAATTCTGTATTACAGTGAATGCCACGTGGTGCTCAGGATACTGCTTCACAAGG GATCCAGTATATAAATATCCACCAGTATCATCTGTTCAGCAAACATGTACCTTCAAGGAGGTTGTGTATGAAACAGTGAAGATCCCTGGCTGTGGTGATCATCCCGAATCTTTTTATTCGTACCCGGTAGCTACAGAGTGCCACTGTGAGACCTGTGACACTGACAGCACGGACTGCACTGTGAGGGGACTCGGGCCATCTTACTGTTCCTTCAGTCAGAATGGAAGTAACCAATGA